The following proteins are co-located in the Candidatus Nanosynbacter sp. HMT-352 genome:
- a CDS encoding sortase, protein MYPTDDQSNGRVGMPVSDQRRSLTPPTRDSAASRNAAADVIRGQLDAIYSRTEEQNSTPEKPRTQPFSAQLQPKPEVRSEQPKTQIAEPQQALTTPQPEPKKDTVNHAMRTTPIAQTQIQSNPQISNSASANQTTQTQNSAIHTQVSADQWKQYHSAWQKYYQMYYERYYAGDIAAKNREISRLTKENQNITPVVSADEPLDPQKAAIKELRSQIQQKVRDSANKVKKSRHFVPAIAGLSVLLVFMFLQYNRVIFGAVAAYTTPGAINPQNIIVDASTDVTVGPEPRIIIPKINVDAPVIYGAASDTKSQSKAMEKGVAHFSIPGASAVPGEVGNAVFAAHSSNDAFAGGDYKFVFAQNEKLVKGDIIYMNYNGKRYTYKITSTEVVMPTEVSKVQINTDKPMLTLVSCVPLGTAEKRLLIFAEQISPDPSKATATSESSSNQQQSNKSNIPGKPEPTLLEKLFGGR, encoded by the coding sequence ATGTATCCGACGGATGATCAATCAAACGGTCGAGTGGGCATGCCGGTATCAGATCAGCGCCGATCTCTCACGCCGCCAACTCGCGACTCAGCAGCCTCACGAAATGCCGCTGCTGATGTTATTCGTGGGCAACTTGACGCTATTTATTCCAGAACAGAAGAGCAAAATTCCACACCAGAAAAGCCTCGGACGCAACCATTTTCCGCTCAATTACAACCAAAACCCGAAGTCCGATCAGAACAGCCTAAGACACAAATAGCCGAGCCTCAGCAAGCTTTAACAACACCACAGCCAGAGCCGAAAAAAGACACCGTCAATCACGCTATGAGGACAACGCCAATTGCCCAAACCCAGATTCAGTCAAATCCACAAATTAGCAATTCCGCTTCCGCAAACCAAACCACTCAAACTCAAAATTCAGCCATTCACACTCAAGTTTCAGCCGACCAATGGAAGCAATATCACAGTGCTTGGCAGAAATATTATCAGATGTATTACGAGCGTTACTATGCTGGCGACATTGCGGCAAAAAACCGTGAAATTTCTCGATTGACGAAGGAAAATCAGAATATCACGCCCGTAGTCAGCGCAGACGAGCCTCTGGACCCACAAAAAGCAGCCATAAAAGAACTTCGCAGTCAAATTCAGCAAAAGGTTCGCGACTCCGCAAATAAGGTGAAAAAATCCCGGCATTTTGTTCCGGCGATTGCTGGATTATCGGTGTTATTAGTCTTCATGTTTTTGCAATATAACCGCGTTATTTTCGGCGCGGTCGCAGCTTACACAACACCTGGCGCAATTAACCCGCAAAACATCATCGTTGACGCCTCCACCGACGTAACTGTCGGACCCGAGCCTAGGATTATTATTCCAAAGATTAACGTTGACGCGCCAGTTATTTACGGTGCCGCCAGCGACACGAAATCGCAATCAAAAGCCATGGAGAAGGGAGTAGCTCACTTTTCAATTCCTGGCGCCAGTGCCGTGCCGGGCGAAGTCGGAAATGCCGTATTTGCCGCCCACTCCAGTAACGACGCTTTTGCTGGTGGCGATTATAAATTCGTTTTTGCTCAGAATGAAAAGTTGGTCAAGGGCGATATTATTTACATGAATTACAACGGGAAACGCTATACCTATAAGATAACCTCAACAGAAGTTGTTATGCCGACCGAAGTTTCAAAAGTTCAGATTAACACAGATAAACCAATGCTGACACTTGTAAGTTGCGTGCCTTTAGGAACCGCAGAAAAGCGACTTCTTATCTTCGCAGAACAAATCAGCCCAGACCCAAGCAAAGCCACCGCGACTTCAGAATCCAGCTCAAATCAGCAACAAAGCAACAAATCAAATATCCCAGGAAAACCTGAGCCGACTTTGCTTGAGAAATTATTCGGCGGTCGATAA
- a CDS encoding exodeoxyribonuclease III — protein sequence MKLFSWNVNGIRAVINKGEFAKFIDTYNPDILCLQETKATRDQVEIDLPNYHEHFYSATKKGYSGTAIFSKIPPLNWYNGFPQNIIERFDLTGDKYGNPADEGRIITAEFDDFWVVNCYTPNSKGDLSRLDLRYKKWDKAVLAYLEELELSKPVLYCGDMNVAHQEIDLANPKPNVGKHGFTDEEREGFQNYLDAGFTDTFRAAFPEKTGAYTWWTHWANARARNVGWRIDYWLASREIANRVTNPQIHPKQMGSDHCPVSIEVNL from the coding sequence ATGAAGCTTTTCTCTTGGAACGTAAATGGTATTCGCGCGGTCATCAATAAAGGTGAATTCGCGAAGTTCATCGACACGTACAATCCAGATATTTTATGCCTACAAGAAACCAAAGCCACACGAGATCAAGTTGAAATTGACCTGCCGAATTATCACGAGCATTTCTATTCCGCTACCAAAAAAGGCTATTCTGGTACGGCAATTTTCTCAAAAATCCCACCGCTCAATTGGTATAATGGATTTCCACAAAATATAATTGAAAGATTCGACCTAACTGGTGATAAGTATGGCAATCCTGCTGACGAAGGACGAATCATCACCGCCGAGTTTGACGATTTTTGGGTTGTCAATTGCTATACTCCGAATTCAAAGGGTGATTTAAGCCGATTGGATTTACGATATAAAAAATGGGACAAGGCGGTGTTGGCTTATCTGGAAGAGCTGGAATTGTCAAAGCCAGTCCTTTATTGTGGCGATATGAACGTGGCGCATCAAGAAATTGACTTGGCAAATCCAAAACCCAACGTCGGCAAACATGGCTTCACCGACGAAGAACGGGAAGGTTTTCAGAACTATTTGGACGCTGGTTTTACAGACACTTTCCGGGCGGCTTTCCCTGAAAAAACTGGCGCGTACACTTGGTGGACGCATTGGGCGAATGCCAGGGCGCGAAATGTCGGTTGGCGGATTGACTATTGGCTGGCGTCGCGTGAAATTGCAAATCGCGTTACTAATCCGCAAATTCATCCAAAACAAATGGGCAGCGATCATTGTCCGGTGAGTATTGAGGTAAATTTGTAA
- a CDS encoding alpha/beta fold hydrolase translates to MNMLPMYDKFLGEISSDFMDVGGVKTAYYFYQGGSKKTILLIHGIGGDFHGMIPLAYHLKNDANLVFVDLPSHGRSQLIKDMKMSDVENWAMNLMSAFDSKGVSIDEVVAHSLGCLAANKMQCQKIWYISPPMKTSVMSRISSSFFYRTRRANQYIYLNYYFSVFRGLCLVNNRQKNVVDLIRWLTKNTRVTRRQYLEQSKIARDISRSKKIIISEREFTGLIVGRRDKISLPVNAADGVKIDKFVELDTGHLSVLDSPELVAELILTE, encoded by the coding sequence ATGAATATGCTACCAATGTACGATAAGTTTTTGGGCGAAATATCAAGCGACTTCATGGACGTCGGAGGCGTGAAAACTGCTTATTATTTTTATCAAGGCGGCTCGAAGAAAACTATTTTGCTAATTCATGGCATTGGTGGCGATTTTCACGGAATGATTCCGCTGGCTTATCACCTGAAAAATGACGCGAATTTGGTGTTTGTTGACTTGCCTTCTCACGGCAGAAGTCAATTGATAAAAGATATGAAAATGAGCGACGTTGAAAATTGGGCGATGAATTTGATGTCGGCTTTTGACAGTAAAGGCGTGTCAATTGACGAGGTTGTTGCTCATTCGCTTGGATGTTTGGCGGCAAATAAAATGCAATGCCAGAAAATTTGGTACATCAGTCCTCCGATGAAAACTTCGGTTATGTCGAGAATTTCCTCGTCGTTCTTTTATCGCACTCGTCGGGCGAATCAATATATTTATTTGAACTATTATTTTTCGGTGTTCCGTGGGCTGTGTTTGGTGAATAATAGACAGAAAAATGTCGTGGATTTGATACGGTGGCTGACGAAAAATACGCGAGTAACGCGGCGGCAATATTTGGAGCAATCGAAAATTGCGCGGGATATTTCTCGGAGTAAAAAAATTATTATTTCTGAGCGCGAATTTACGGGATTGATAGTTGGGCGACGAGACAAGATTTCGCTTCCTGTGAATGCAGCCGATGGTGTAAAAATTGATAAATTTGTGGAGCTTGATACGGGGCATTTGTCGGTGTTGGATAGTCCAGAACTGGTTGCCGAATTGATATTGACGGAATAA
- a CDS encoding glycosyltransferase family 4 protein, with product MSKKDDKKLIVDMISESEFTVQGHGVHTAYKEITDALRKRKDIDIEVNSDRPADIIHIQTMGLYSFRHLMKKSGKKVVSAHIVPDSFIGSIKGAKYWKPLGRAWLKFFYKKADLVLACSGMVADELINDMHVPKTKVLYNTINMSRYKHSAAEKKSARKKLGLKDSDFVVMGNGQVQPRKRLDILIKAAKEMPDVKFFWVGGIPFKNLGADYNAMQNMIKNAPNNLTVTGVIPLENVRDYYVAADVFVLPAMQENHPMCVLEAAGAGLPIILRDIPQYNDTFKGDAVMAKTDDEFLELISKLRKDKKAYKKAQLGAEKIAKRFDSSAGAERLVEFYRSLI from the coding sequence ATGAGTAAGAAAGACGATAAAAAACTAATTGTTGATATGATTTCTGAGAGCGAATTCACTGTTCAGGGTCATGGTGTGCATACGGCTTATAAGGAGATTACGGACGCGCTGCGTAAAAGAAAAGATATTGATATTGAAGTGAATTCTGATCGTCCCGCTGACATTATCCATATCCAGACTATGGGTTTGTATTCGTTTCGGCATTTGATGAAAAAAAGTGGCAAGAAAGTTGTTTCCGCTCACATTGTGCCGGATAGTTTTATCGGTTCGATTAAAGGCGCGAAATATTGGAAGCCTTTAGGTCGAGCGTGGCTGAAATTCTTTTATAAAAAGGCTGATTTGGTTTTAGCTTGCTCTGGTATGGTTGCTGATGAGTTGATAAATGATATGCACGTGCCAAAGACGAAAGTTCTTTACAATACGATAAATATGTCGAGATATAAGCATTCTGCTGCGGAGAAAAAGTCGGCTCGGAAGAAGCTTGGCTTGAAAGATAGCGATTTTGTAGTGATGGGAAATGGTCAAGTTCAGCCACGAAAGCGTTTGGATATTTTAATAAAAGCTGCCAAAGAAATGCCAGATGTGAAGTTTTTCTGGGTGGGAGGAATTCCGTTTAAGAATTTGGGTGCAGATTATAACGCCATGCAAAATATGATAAAAAATGCGCCGAATAATCTCACTGTAACTGGTGTGATACCTCTGGAGAATGTTCGTGACTATTATGTCGCTGCCGACGTTTTTGTTCTGCCAGCTATGCAGGAAAATCATCCTATGTGCGTCTTGGAGGCGGCTGGCGCTGGCTTGCCGATCATTCTGCGCGACATTCCGCAATATAACGACACATTTAAGGGCGACGCTGTTATGGCGAAAACGGACGATGAGTTCTTGGAGTTGATCAGTAAATTGCGCAAAGATAAGAAAGCCTATAAGAAAGCGCAACTTGGTGCTGAGAAAATTGCCAAACGTTTTGACAGTAGTGCTGGCGCCGAGCGCTTGGTTGAATTTTATCGATCGCTGATATAA
- a CDS encoding glycosyltransferase has product MRIGLFTDSYRPSINGIVYVVESLKRELEALGHEVYVFCPAKSISPSKQAELLHEDENSRIIRFRSITGAFFDDYDTSVFFPPVVQRQIANMHLDIVHIFTPSQIGLLGVKAAKKNNIPLIIQHCTDLYEFVDHYPAVLPGVLVLAGVVFPLSVKLNGQDLLEVAKLYRPRSGVTKWNKDIIERVITILYSKADAVIALSRKSRDQLESWQTEDYAYDVTLIPNGVNALPRASAKRVAEFREQWGLDEKDEVFGFVGRLGEEKNLPILIQAFSEFIAEARPKSKLLFVGDFEYRKTLEKMAAETDFADRIIFTGAMPREDLGVAYKVMNVFTFPSLKDTQGWVLHEAAHAGKPIVIIDKEVSEVVKDGVNGYFAENNPESVAEKVIAILKSPKKQAEFSAESKKLANKFTERSQVKKLEKLYQKLIDARENQ; this is encoded by the coding sequence ATGAGGATAGGACTTTTTACGGACAGCTACAGGCCGTCCATTAACGGTATCGTTTACGTTGTTGAATCATTAAAGCGCGAGCTGGAAGCTTTGGGGCATGAGGTTTATGTTTTTTGCCCAGCAAAGTCTATTAGTCCGTCCAAGCAAGCCGAACTTCTTCACGAAGATGAAAATAGTCGAATAATTCGTTTTCGTTCAATTACAGGCGCGTTTTTTGATGATTACGACACGTCGGTATTCTTCCCTCCCGTAGTGCAGCGTCAAATTGCTAATATGCATCTGGACATTGTTCATATTTTTACGCCGTCGCAAATTGGGCTATTGGGCGTGAAGGCAGCGAAGAAAAATAATATTCCTTTGATTATCCAACATTGTACGGATCTGTACGAATTCGTCGATCATTATCCTGCGGTTTTGCCAGGAGTTTTGGTGTTGGCGGGAGTGGTTTTTCCATTGTCGGTAAAATTGAATGGACAGGATTTGCTGGAAGTTGCCAAGCTTTATCGTCCGCGTAGTGGTGTAACGAAATGGAATAAAGATATAATTGAGCGTGTTATTACTATTTTATACAGCAAGGCGGATGCGGTGATTGCCTTGTCGCGTAAAAGTCGTGATCAATTGGAATCTTGGCAGACTGAAGATTACGCGTACGATGTTACTTTAATACCAAACGGCGTGAATGCTCTTCCGCGGGCAAGCGCGAAACGAGTTGCGGAATTTCGCGAGCAATGGGGTCTTGATGAAAAAGATGAAGTGTTTGGCTTTGTGGGGCGTTTGGGCGAGGAAAAGAATTTGCCAATTTTGATTCAGGCGTTTAGCGAGTTTATTGCCGAAGCTCGTCCGAAATCGAAGCTATTGTTTGTCGGTGATTTTGAATATCGAAAGACTTTGGAGAAAATGGCAGCCGAGACGGATTTTGCGGATAGGATTATATTTACTGGCGCTATGCCACGAGAAGATTTGGGCGTGGCGTATAAAGTGATGAATGTGTTTACTTTTCCTTCGCTTAAAGATACGCAAGGCTGGGTTCTTCATGAAGCCGCTCACGCTGGAAAGCCGATTGTTATTATTGACAAGGAAGTTTCAGAGGTCGTGAAGGACGGAGTTAATGGATATTTTGCGGAGAATAATCCAGAAAGTGTCGCAGAAAAAGTAATCGCAATTCTAAAAAGCCCGAAGAAGCAAGCAGAATTTAGTGCTGAAAGTAAAAAATTAGCCAACAAGTTTACGGAGCGAAGTCAAGTGAAAAAGCTCGAAAAGCTTTATCAAAAGCTAATTGACGCGCGCGAAAATCAATAA
- the smpB gene encoding SsrA-binding protein SmpB: MSKLKAKKPTTQNIINRRARFDYELGEEIVAGLVLTGMEVRAAREGHVQLKGSFVSLRNGELWLNNASFSLRLNVRGEANSRSVDTSARKLLVSKKQLSNFTEAKKQGMTIIPTKLLTNGKFIKIVIALGKGKKNYDKRQTIKRRDQDRETRRLISNR; this comes from the coding sequence ATGTCAAAGCTAAAAGCCAAAAAACCAACTACGCAAAATATCATCAATCGTCGCGCACGGTTTGATTATGAACTTGGCGAAGAAATTGTAGCTGGCTTGGTTTTAACTGGAATGGAAGTGCGAGCCGCCAGAGAAGGTCACGTCCAGCTTAAGGGCTCATTTGTTAGCTTAAGAAACGGCGAATTGTGGCTAAATAACGCCAGCTTTTCGCTGCGATTAAATGTTCGCGGAGAAGCAAATAGCCGTTCAGTCGACACTTCGGCGCGGAAATTATTGGTAAGTAAAAAACAATTGTCCAATTTTACAGAAGCCAAAAAACAGGGAATGACAATCATCCCGACCAAATTATTGACCAACGGAAAATTCATTAAAATTGTAATTGCGCTCGGAAAAGGTAAGAAAAATTACGACAAGCGCCAAACCATCAAGCGCCGCGACCAAGACCGAGAAACCAGGCGACTTATCTCTAATAGATAA
- a CDS encoding ABC-F family ATP-binding cassette domain-containing protein gives MIADIHITEKSFGDKTLMKDVKFSVDDGEKVGVVGRNGVGKSTLFGILSGKDTDYTGEVVFRRGITVATTAQEHHGLGEQTVMVYILSGLPEYPELKKIIDEYPLTMGDNMRKIEEYTQALERFDQKGFYQVEEKIDRELINFQLAGFGDRKISSLSGGQKRLVEIVKIMHSEAHLALIDEPTNHMDYVAKQQFIDWMNSQPHQAMLIITHDRDVLGQVDRIVEIKDGQAVSYRGNYDAYLKQNAQATTAGMNNFEQIEKRIVNLKQKVLDYQRLKEKSRNPGTIQKFKRLENEARAELAELSEMEKPTFWIDKESASQLDYKSAERYGKFKSRNIRLSMKDASSRSQHVLVRAENVAVGIGEWILFEDVNIDLREGEAIEIRGRNGAGKTTLIRMILASGKSFDGGPVLYSGDIFLDPQVRIGVYEQEIDERYLSDPLEKAIEKLYMSRDLSISDTKIRQLLADYLFTDADRMTPLARLSGGQKARFQIIAMLANDPQLLILDEPTNHLDLPSIEELETALAKYSGAILYVSHDNYFREKLGGKVVQIGAE, from the coding sequence ATGATAGCCGACATTCACATTACTGAAAAAAGTTTTGGCGATAAGACGTTGATGAAAGACGTCAAGTTTAGTGTGGACGACGGCGAGAAAGTCGGTGTGGTTGGACGCAACGGCGTCGGTAAGTCGACGCTGTTTGGAATATTGAGCGGAAAAGACACTGATTATACTGGCGAGGTTGTTTTTCGGCGCGGCATTACGGTTGCAACTACCGCCCAGGAGCATCACGGTTTGGGTGAGCAAACGGTCATGGTGTACATTCTTAGTGGACTTCCGGAATATCCTGAATTAAAGAAAATTATCGATGAATATCCACTAACCATGGGCGACAATATGCGAAAAATTGAGGAATATACGCAAGCTTTGGAGCGATTTGACCAAAAAGGATTTTATCAAGTTGAAGAGAAAATTGATCGCGAGTTGATAAATTTTCAGCTTGCAGGTTTTGGTGATCGGAAGATTTCTTCCCTGTCTGGCGGTCAAAAAAGACTGGTGGAAATTGTTAAAATTATGCACTCAGAGGCGCATTTGGCGCTGATTGACGAGCCGACCAACCACATGGATTATGTGGCGAAACAGCAGTTTATTGACTGGATGAATTCTCAGCCACATCAAGCGATGCTAATCATTACGCATGATCGCGATGTGCTTGGGCAAGTTGATCGAATAGTTGAGATTAAGGACGGTCAAGCCGTGAGCTATCGTGGAAATTACGACGCGTATTTGAAGCAGAACGCGCAAGCCACGACGGCTGGAATGAATAATTTTGAGCAGATTGAGAAGCGAATTGTTAACCTGAAACAAAAAGTTTTGGACTATCAAAGGCTTAAGGAAAAGTCGCGAAATCCCGGCACGATTCAGAAATTTAAGCGGCTAGAGAACGAGGCGCGAGCGGAGCTGGCGGAATTGTCAGAAATGGAAAAGCCGACGTTTTGGATTGATAAGGAATCTGCTAGTCAATTGGATTATAAATCCGCCGAGCGTTACGGAAAATTCAAGTCGCGTAATATTCGCCTGAGTATGAAAGATGCTTCCAGTCGCAGTCAACACGTGTTGGTTCGAGCGGAAAATGTGGCGGTTGGGATTGGTGAGTGGATATTGTTTGAGGACGTGAATATTGATTTGCGCGAAGGTGAAGCGATTGAAATTAGAGGTCGCAATGGCGCTGGTAAGACCACGTTGATTCGGATGATTCTGGCGTCGGGCAAGAGTTTTGATGGCGGTCCTGTTCTTTATTCTGGCGATATTTTCCTTGATCCGCAGGTTCGAATTGGCGTTTATGAGCAAGAAATTGACGAGCGATATCTGTCTGATCCGCTAGAAAAAGCGATTGAAAAATTGTATATGAGTCGCGATTTGTCGATTTCTGATACGAAAATTCGGCAACTTTTGGCTGACTATTTGTTCACGGACGCTGATCGGATGACGCCGCTGGCTCGCTTGTCTGGCGGTCAAAAGGCGCGTTTTCAGATTATTGCTATGCTGGCGAATGACCCACAACTGCTGATTTTAGACGAGCCGACGAATCACTTAGACCTGCCGAGTATTGAAGAATTGGAAACGGCGTTGGCCAAATATTCCGGCGCGATTCTTTACGTCAGCCACGATAATTATTTCCGCGAAAAACTTGGCGGAAAAGTTGTGCAAATTGGCGCAGAATAA
- a CDS encoding glutaredoxin family protein has product MSEDTTNNHQDTKVVVYNTSWCAFCHTEMEWLKKLGIDFVSKDIEADPGAKEELLNKNGGNFQGVPVTDINGELVLGFDRPKLQDLLRKNGLLSD; this is encoded by the coding sequence ATGAGCGAAGACACAACGAACAACCATCAAGACACAAAAGTTGTCGTGTACAACACTAGCTGGTGCGCGTTTTGCCACACGGAAATGGAATGGCTGAAGAAGCTGGGAATTGACTTTGTTTCCAAAGATATCGAGGCTGATCCTGGCGCAAAAGAGGAGCTACTAAATAAAAACGGTGGCAATTTCCAAGGCGTGCCGGTAACGGATATTAACGGAGAATTAGTGCTTGGTTTTGATCGACCGAAACTACAAGATTTGCTACGAAAAAACGGCTTATTGTCTGACTAA
- the atpB gene encoding F0F1 ATP synthase subunit A: protein MINYMASAGPHISVKVDEVFNVAGISITNSHLMGFLGLIVLVWAMFRTRAAVLGKKKHNFITRLIQWTFDGLYNTVCQVIPDQKWAHKVAPLCITLFFFIVAQYWLGLLPIVGPITIGEHHTPLFRGGVADLNMTFGLAIVTIVAAQIYAFKYLGFKGNLGRYFVNPLRDPIMSFVGILELVAEFSRMLGLSFRLFGNVLAGEILLAIIAYMTKFLSPVALQPFYFFELFIGGIQAYIFFMLSTVFISLGLAHHDSHEPIDEVHSSAETNKLATSESD, encoded by the coding sequence ATGATTAATTATATGGCAAGTGCTGGTCCGCATATTTCAGTAAAGGTTGACGAAGTTTTCAATGTTGCTGGCATATCTATTACGAATTCACACTTGATGGGATTCTTGGGATTGATCGTACTAGTGTGGGCAATGTTCCGTACTCGTGCGGCAGTTTTAGGTAAAAAGAAACATAATTTTATCACAAGGCTAATTCAGTGGACGTTCGACGGACTTTATAATACGGTTTGCCAAGTTATTCCAGACCAAAAATGGGCGCATAAAGTTGCTCCGCTTTGTATTACGTTGTTTTTCTTTATCGTTGCGCAGTACTGGCTGGGGCTTTTGCCGATCGTTGGTCCAATCACAATTGGCGAGCATCACACTCCTCTGTTTCGCGGTGGCGTGGCAGATCTTAATATGACTTTCGGTTTGGCAATTGTAACGATTGTCGCGGCTCAGATTTATGCATTTAAGTATTTGGGTTTTAAGGGCAATTTGGGGCGATATTTTGTTAACCCACTGCGTGATCCTATTATGTCATTTGTCGGAATTTTAGAGCTGGTGGCAGAGTTTTCGCGAATGTTGGGGCTGAGTTTCCGTTTGTTTGGTAATGTTTTGGCTGGCGAAATTCTCTTGGCAATTATCGCTTATATGACGAAGTTTTTGTCGCCCGTAGCTCTGCAGCCGTTCTATTTCTTTGAGTTGTTTATAGGCGGTATTCAGGCGTATATTTTCTTTATGTTGTCAACTGTGTTTATTTCCCTGGGGCTGGCTCACCATGATTCACACGAGCCAATTGATGAAGTTCACTCCTCTGCTGAAACTAATAAATTAGCGACATCAGAGAGTGATTAA
- a CDS encoding ATP synthase F0 subunit C: MEALSFTLTYAIPAAFAAIGAAIVGAAAMNAAGRNPEKINDLRTMMILGISFIDAIAIIGFVAAIVGKVM, translated from the coding sequence ATGGAAGCATTATCATTCACACTTACCTACGCAATCCCAGCTGCATTTGCTGCAATCGGTGCCGCAATCGTTGGCGCAGCAGCTATGAACGCCGCTGGTCGTAACCCAGAAAAAATCAACGACCTACGCACAATGATGATTTTGGGTATTTCATTCATCGACGCTATTGCTATTATCGGTTTCGTCGCAGCAATCGTCGGCAAAGTTATGTAG
- the atpF gene encoding F0F1 ATP synthase subunit B: MEKILTQFANSGASEKAGLFDSLGIDWALLAFQTVAFLILLFVLRKFVYPPMMEMLVKREKDLKAADAAAKSAKENADRAEEMTAEMMRKARAQASDIVASAREEATEVVEEAAKKATAKSEALIKEAHNTIAQEIENAKKDLHNSTLELVAEATGKVLGEKIDAKKDTKLISEALEEAE; the protein is encoded by the coding sequence GTGGAGAAAATATTAACACAATTTGCCAATTCTGGCGCATCGGAAAAAGCTGGTTTGTTTGATTCGCTAGGTATTGATTGGGCGCTGTTGGCGTTTCAGACGGTAGCATTTTTAATCTTGCTATTTGTTCTTCGCAAGTTTGTCTATCCGCCAATGATGGAAATGCTCGTCAAGCGAGAAAAAGACCTGAAGGCGGCTGACGCGGCGGCAAAATCTGCCAAGGAAAATGCCGACCGAGCTGAAGAAATGACCGCCGAAATGATGCGAAAAGCGCGAGCGCAAGCTAGCGACATCGTGGCGTCTGCTCGAGAAGAAGCGACCGAAGTCGTTGAAGAAGCGGCTAAAAAAGCGACTGCCAAATCTGAAGCTTTGATTAAAGAAGCGCATAATACGATTGCTCAAGAAATTGAAAACGCTAAGAAAGATCTGCACAATTCGACATTAGAGTTGGTGGCTGAAGCGACTGGCAAGGTTTTGGGCGAGAAAATTGATGCGAAGAAAGATACAAAGCTGATTTCGGAAGCGCTTGAGGAGGCTGAATAG
- a CDS encoding F0F1 ATP synthase subunit delta, whose protein sequence is MAKYAAEQILAGNDAVLEEIAGLLIYEKHEREVDLLVRDIEAELAENGEIVASVESARALDDSTRRKIEQFLATAASGKNSKPKVSLRESIDPTLIGGFKLQTPTATLDATVSKKLNDLRAKKI, encoded by the coding sequence TTGGCAAAGTACGCAGCTGAACAAATTTTAGCTGGCAATGACGCGGTGTTGGAAGAAATTGCTGGTCTTTTGATTTACGAAAAGCACGAACGTGAAGTTGATTTGTTGGTGCGAGATATTGAGGCAGAATTGGCTGAGAACGGTGAGATTGTGGCGTCGGTCGAGAGTGCGAGAGCGCTTGATGACAGCACAAGGCGTAAAATAGAGCAATTTCTGGCGACTGCGGCGAGCGGTAAAAATAGCAAGCCAAAAGTGTCGCTAAGAGAATCAATTGACCCGACGTTGATTGGCGGATTTAAGCTACAGACGCCGACCGCAACACTGGACGCAACTGTTTCGAAGAAGTTAAACGACTTGCGGGCGAAGAAAATCTAG